Proteins co-encoded in one Jeotgalibacillus malaysiensis genomic window:
- a CDS encoding nicotinate-nucleotide pyrophosphorylase, whose product MNTVKLRLSIEQFLIEDIWEQDLTTDTIFTGDAQGEIVFLAKENGIFCGQDILLTGFPLLDADVEVSIFVKDGDAIQAGQELGKVVGKVSALLKGERVILNLVQRMSGIATLTQKAVQTLGESDTRICDTRKTTPGLRMFEKYAVRCGGGYNHRYGLYDGIMIKDNHISFAGSITEAVQMVRARTGHMVKVEVETETKDQVIEAVEAGADVIMFDNRTPEEIVQMKELVPDHIITEASGGITLENLGDYSDCGVDYISLGFLTHSYKALDISVKVTAGDTHPLSERGALI is encoded by the coding sequence ATGAATACGGTAAAACTTCGGTTATCTATTGAGCAATTTCTGATTGAGGATATCTGGGAACAGGATCTTACGACAGATACAATTTTTACAGGTGACGCGCAGGGTGAAATCGTTTTTTTAGCAAAAGAGAATGGGATATTCTGCGGTCAGGATATTTTACTGACAGGATTTCCTCTTTTAGATGCGGACGTTGAGGTGAGCATTTTTGTAAAAGACGGTGACGCTATTCAGGCGGGGCAGGAGCTGGGAAAGGTAGTCGGAAAAGTCTCGGCGTTATTAAAAGGAGAGCGGGTCATCCTGAATCTCGTGCAGCGGATGAGCGGGATCGCGACACTTACTCAAAAGGCTGTTCAAACGCTTGGAGAAAGTGATACAAGAATCTGCGACACGAGAAAAACAACGCCCGGCCTACGCATGTTTGAAAAATATGCAGTGCGCTGCGGAGGCGGATATAACCACAGATACGGTCTGTATGACGGCATCATGATCAAGGATAACCACATTTCTTTTGCCGGCTCTATCACTGAGGCGGTCCAAATGGTCCGGGCCCGTACCGGTCACATGGTAAAGGTTGAAGTAGAGACTGAAACAAAAGATCAGGTCATAGAAGCAGTTGAAGCAGGGGCAGATGTGATCATGTTTGATAACCGGACACCTGAAGAGATCGTACAAATGAAGGAGCTTGTGCCAGACCATATCATCACAGAAGCGTCAGGCGGTATTACGCTTGAAAACCTTGGTGATTACAGTGACTGCGGCGTGGACTATATTTCGCTCGGCTTCCTGACCCATTCCTACAAAG
- a CDS encoding L-aspartate oxidase, whose product MMKIEDVLIIGSGVAALQLASFIRADFNVKILTKSLVRHSNSSLAQGGVAAAVGTDDVDSHATDTLKAGRYHNDERIVRDIVQEAPELVSPLSAIFDRNAQGDLQLGLEGAHSRHRILHSGGDATGKNLVDYLSSRLHSNVSIEENMFSYELMMDEDQSRCIGVKAKDSQGGIHCFYGQHIVLATGGCGQLYAYTSNASTATGDGIAMAYLAGAEIGDMEFIQFHPTLLHKNGSALGLISEAVRGEGAVLVTEDGRRVMEGVHPLKDLAPRHIVAQTVFSHIENGQSVYLDISRIGNFKERFPSISAMCEKHDVDLSTGRIPVAPGSHFLMGGIKTDLTGRTSVKGLYAIGEVACTGFHGANRLASNSLLEGLYLGRNLAGLINHAPETSLFQPFQQKFKHALYQPVELPDPRVLRNRMMKYVGIVRSKELLEQQKHWLDQFCLKKISSLDQYSANELTGIFMGVTASLITESALLRNESRGGHIRSDCPFEDDSVWAGRTLIHQIKAEKGIVYEYGKTSVIY is encoded by the coding sequence ATGATGAAGATTGAAGATGTATTAATTATTGGCAGTGGTGTGGCGGCGTTACAGCTGGCTTCTTTCATCAGAGCGGACTTTAATGTGAAAATACTCACAAAATCTTTGGTCAGACACAGCAATTCTTCTTTGGCACAGGGAGGCGTTGCAGCTGCTGTTGGAACAGATGATGTTGACTCCCACGCAACAGATACGCTGAAGGCTGGCAGATACCACAATGATGAGCGCATCGTACGTGACATTGTTCAGGAGGCGCCGGAATTAGTCAGTCCTTTATCCGCTATATTTGACCGGAACGCACAGGGAGATTTGCAGCTGGGATTGGAAGGAGCGCACAGCAGGCACCGTATTTTACATAGTGGCGGGGATGCGACGGGAAAGAATTTAGTCGATTATCTGTCCAGTCGGCTGCATTCAAATGTCAGTATAGAAGAAAACATGTTCAGCTATGAATTGATGATGGACGAGGATCAAAGCAGGTGTATTGGGGTCAAAGCAAAGGATTCACAAGGCGGTATTCACTGTTTTTATGGACAGCATATTGTACTTGCTACGGGTGGGTGCGGGCAATTGTATGCTTATACGTCTAACGCTTCAACTGCGACTGGCGATGGGATTGCGATGGCGTATCTTGCGGGTGCTGAGATAGGGGATATGGAGTTTATTCAGTTTCACCCGACACTTTTACATAAGAATGGCAGTGCATTGGGACTGATCTCTGAGGCTGTAAGAGGGGAAGGCGCGGTACTTGTCACTGAAGATGGCAGGCGTGTGATGGAGGGTGTTCATCCATTAAAAGACCTGGCGCCGCGTCATATCGTTGCGCAGACAGTTTTCAGTCATATTGAAAATGGTCAAAGTGTTTACCTTGATATCAGCAGAATTGGCAATTTCAAAGAGCGGTTTCCTTCTATTTCAGCGATGTGTGAGAAACATGATGTTGATCTCTCGACAGGCAGAATCCCGGTAGCGCCGGGAAGTCACTTTTTGATGGGCGGGATTAAAACGGATCTGACTGGTCGAACATCTGTTAAGGGATTGTATGCAATCGGGGAAGTTGCCTGTACGGGTTTTCACGGGGCCAACCGCCTGGCGAGCAATTCACTTCTTGAAGGGCTTTATCTGGGAAGAAATCTTGCAGGGTTGATCAATCATGCTCCTGAGACATCTTTGTTTCAACCATTTCAGCAAAAGTTTAAGCATGCATTATATCAACCAGTAGAGCTTCCGGACCCTCGGGTGCTGAGGAACCGGATGATGAAATACGTGGGCATTGTCAGGTCAAAGGAATTACTCGAACAGCAAAAGCACTGGCTGGATCAATTTTGTTTAAAGAAAATCAGCAGCCTTGATCAATATTCGGCAAACGAATTGACAGGCATTTTTATGGGCGTCACAGCGAGCCTGATTACGGAATCAGCTTTACTGAGAAATGAAAGCCGCGGCGGTCATATCAGAAGTGATTGTCCGTTTGAGGATGACAGCGTATGGGCTGGGAGAACATTGATTCATCAGATTAAAGCGGAAAAGGGGATTGTGTATGAATACGGTAAAACTTCGGTTATCTATTGA
- a CDS encoding OsmC family protein, with the protein MKKLFTSTATAVGGREGRVTAESGSFDLGLAMPMPGADTAGKSNPEELFAAGYAACFDSAMNIVAMQKGIKHDGSEIKADVSLNKGDAGYALSVEMDVLIKGVDEETARQLVEEGHQVCPYSNATRGNIDVSFNVRTA; encoded by the coding sequence ATGAAAAAGCTATTTACATCAACAGCAACAGCAGTAGGCGGACGTGAAGGACGCGTAACAGCAGAAAGCGGCTCATTCGATCTTGGACTTGCAATGCCAATGCCAGGCGCAGACACGGCAGGCAAAAGTAACCCTGAAGAACTGTTCGCAGCAGGTTATGCAGCATGCTTCGACTCAGCAATGAACATTGTTGCGATGCAAAAAGGCATTAAACATGACGGTTCTGAAATCAAAGCAGACGTATCACTGAATAAAGGTGATGCAGGCTACGCACTATCAGTCGAAATGGACGTCCTGATCAAAGGCGTAGACGAAGAAACAGCGCGCCAGCTGGTTGAAGAAGGCCACCAGGTATGCCCTTACTCAAATGCAACGCGTGGGAACATTGACGTTAGCTTTAATGTGCGTACTGCTTAA
- a CDS encoding MarR family transcriptional regulator — translation MNPLQLSNQLCFPFYAISKEIIKRYRPLLAPLKLTYPQYLVMLVLWEKDVVTLKSIGERLQLDSGTLTPLVNKLIETGYIEKTRNPEDERQLVIRLTDAGTKLALQAENVPGKINEVLGLSPEEYNMYKKMLDELACKLDLQDDERC, via the coding sequence ATGAATCCTTTACAACTATCCAATCAATTATGCTTTCCCTTTTATGCCATCTCTAAAGAAATTATTAAGCGCTACCGCCCTCTTTTAGCACCGTTGAAACTGACCTACCCGCAATACCTCGTCATGCTGGTTCTGTGGGAAAAAGATGTAGTCACCTTAAAATCAATCGGGGAACGTCTGCAGTTGGATTCAGGTACGCTCACTCCCCTGGTTAATAAACTGATAGAGACAGGCTATATTGAAAAAACGCGCAATCCTGAAGATGAACGCCAGCTGGTGATCAGACTGACTGACGCAGGCACAAAACTGGCGCTTCAGGCAGAAAATGTCCCGGGTAAAATTAATGAAGTGTTGGGTTTGAGCCCTGAAGAGTACAACATGTATAAAAAAATGCTTGATGAGCTGGCTTGTAAGCTTGATTTACAAGATGATGAGCGTTGTTAA